A section of the Kribbella sp. HUAS MG21 genome encodes:
- the glmM gene encoding phosphoglucosamine mutase, with the protein MGRLFGTDGVRGLANVDLTAELALDLSVAAAHVLGEAGAFEGHRPRAVVGRDPRASGEFLEAAVVAGLASAGVDVVRLGVLPTPAVAYLTGSTGADLGVMLSASHNPMPDNGIKFLARGGIKLDDRIEDAIEARMGEEWQRPTGAGVGRVTDDGQGFETYVSHLVRSAPNRFDGLKVVIDCANGAASQTAPEALRRLGAEVITVAADPDGLNINLNCGSTHIEGLQREVVGHRADVGIALDGDADRCLAVDANGELVDGDQILAVLALAMRDSGRLSNDTVVATVMSNLGFVQAMVRERIAVEQTKVGDRYVLEAMKAGGHKLGGEQSGHVILSDHATTGDGTLTAVMLLARVAQTGKTLADLAGAMTRLPQVLVNVKNVDKSRAGSDPAVQSAVAEATTRLGDSGRVLLRPSGTEPLVRVMVEAESSDTAHEIAHSLADVVASSLKL; encoded by the coding sequence ATGGGGCGTTTGTTCGGCACGGACGGAGTCCGTGGCCTGGCGAACGTGGACCTGACCGCGGAGCTGGCGCTCGACCTCTCGGTCGCGGCAGCTCACGTACTCGGCGAGGCCGGTGCCTTCGAAGGGCACCGGCCGCGCGCCGTTGTGGGCCGGGATCCGCGTGCCAGTGGTGAGTTCCTGGAAGCCGCCGTGGTGGCGGGTCTGGCCAGCGCCGGCGTCGACGTCGTCCGGCTCGGCGTCCTGCCGACCCCGGCCGTCGCGTACCTGACCGGCTCGACCGGCGCCGACCTGGGCGTGATGCTGTCCGCCAGCCACAACCCGATGCCGGACAACGGCATCAAGTTCCTGGCCCGCGGCGGGATCAAGCTCGACGACCGGATCGAGGACGCCATCGAAGCCCGGATGGGCGAGGAGTGGCAGCGTCCGACCGGCGCGGGTGTCGGCCGGGTGACCGACGACGGGCAAGGCTTCGAGACCTACGTCTCGCACCTGGTCCGCTCGGCGCCGAACCGGTTCGACGGCCTGAAGGTCGTCATCGACTGCGCGAACGGCGCCGCGTCCCAGACCGCGCCGGAGGCGCTGCGCCGGCTGGGCGCCGAGGTGATCACGGTCGCCGCCGACCCGGACGGCCTGAACATCAACCTGAACTGCGGCTCGACGCACATCGAGGGCCTGCAGCGCGAGGTCGTCGGCCACCGCGCCGACGTCGGCATCGCGCTCGACGGCGACGCGGACCGCTGCCTGGCGGTGGACGCGAACGGCGAACTCGTCGACGGCGACCAGATCCTCGCGGTGCTCGCGCTGGCGATGCGCGACAGCGGCCGGCTGTCGAACGACACCGTCGTCGCGACCGTGATGAGCAACCTGGGCTTCGTGCAGGCGATGGTCCGGGAGCGGATCGCGGTCGAGCAGACCAAGGTCGGCGACCGGTACGTGCTGGAGGCGATGAAGGCCGGCGGCCACAAGCTCGGCGGTGAGCAGTCCGGGCACGTGATCCTGTCCGACCACGCCACCACCGGCGACGGCACGCTGACCGCGGTCATGCTGCTCGCCCGGGTCGCCCAGACCGGCAAGACCCTGGCCGACCTGGCCGGCGCGATGACCCGGCTCCCGCAGGTCCTGGTCAACGTGAAGAACGTGGACAAGTCCCGCGCCGGCAGCGACCCGGCGGTCCAGTCCGCGGTCGCCGAAGCCACCACCCGGCTCGGCGACTCGGGCCGCGTCCTGCTCCGCCCGTCCGGCACCGAGCCGCTCGTCCGGGTGATGGTCGAGGCCGAGTCCTCCGACACCGCCCACGAGATCGCCCACTCGCTCGCCGACGTGGTCGCGTCCTCGCTGAAGCTCTGA
- the rplM gene encoding 50S ribosomal protein L13 — protein MRTYSPKPADVTREWHVIDATDVTLGRLAVQIATLLRGKHKPTFAPHVDGGDFVVVVNASKVALSGTKRTDKLAYRHSGHPGGLTATPIGEILEKDPRKAVEKAVWGMLPKNRLSRKLLTKLKVYAGPEHPHTAQQPKPFEITQIAQ, from the coding sequence GTGCGCACGTACAGCCCGAAGCCTGCTGACGTCACCCGTGAGTGGCACGTGATCGACGCCACCGACGTCACGCTCGGTCGGCTCGCCGTCCAGATCGCCACCCTGCTGCGCGGCAAGCACAAGCCGACGTTCGCTCCGCACGTGGACGGCGGGGACTTCGTCGTCGTCGTCAACGCCTCCAAGGTGGCGCTGTCCGGCACCAAGCGGACCGACAAGCTGGCGTACCGCCACTCGGGGCACCCGGGTGGTCTGACCGCGACGCCGATCGGCGAGATCCTCGAGAAGGACCCGCGCAAGGCCGTCGAGAAGGCCGTCTGGGGCATGCTCCCGAAGAACCGCCTGAGCCGGAAGCTGCTGACCAAGCTGAAGGTGTACGCCGGTCCGGAGCACCCGCACACGGCCCAGCAGCCGAAGCCGTTCGAGATCACCCAGATCGCCCAGTAA
- the rpsI gene encoding 30S ribosomal protein S9 produces MSDITTETEEFDPEVPIDSEGPVAYTSETNPAPEQRAETGRVAVINPAGATGRRKEAVARVRIVPGTGKWKINGKDLDVYFPNKVHQQHVNEPFVVAGLEGSYDVIARINGGGITGQAGALQLGVARCLNAADLEANRPGLKKAGLLTRDARIKERKKAGLKKARKAPQYSKR; encoded by the coding sequence GTGAGCGACATCACCACCGAGACCGAAGAGTTCGACCCCGAGGTCCCCATCGACAGCGAGGGCCCGGTCGCCTACACCTCCGAGACCAACCCGGCTCCGGAGCAGCGCGCCGAGACGGGTCGGGTCGCGGTCATCAACCCGGCCGGCGCCACTGGTCGCCGCAAGGAGGCCGTCGCCCGCGTCCGGATCGTCCCGGGCACCGGCAAGTGGAAGATCAACGGGAAGGACCTCGACGTCTACTTCCCGAACAAGGTCCACCAGCAGCACGTGAACGAGCCGTTCGTCGTCGCGGGCCTCGAGGGCTCGTACGACGTGATCGCCCGGATCAACGGCGGCGGCATCACCGGCCAGGCCGGTGCGCTGCAGCTCGGCGTGGCCCGCTGCCTGAACGCGGCGGACCTCGAGGCCAACCGCCCGGGCCTGAAGAAGGCCGGTCTGCTCACCCGCGACGCGCGGATCAAGGAGCGCAAGAAGGCCGGTCTCAAGAAGGCCCGTAAGGCGCCTCAGTACAGCAAGCGCTGA